In Silene latifolia isolate original U9 population chromosome 6, ASM4854445v1, whole genome shotgun sequence, the genomic window CAGAAATGCTCCAACTACGAACTTTACCATCAACGGAACCACTGATGAAGTAGTTCTCGTCAACAGGATTAAACTGAACGCGAGTGACTGATTCAAGAGCAAATTATAACACCATATATAAGCTCATGTCTGATACATACTGCACAACAGTGGAAAATCAATTCAAGAAATTTAGCGATTAGAAAGTACCGAAATTATTGTGGGAAAATACTTGGAGGCACTCGTTGAACCCTACTCTCCACAATCGAACAGTTTTGTCCGCTGATGATGACAATATACACTGCACAGATGGCAATATAGTAAATGTTACTCAGGGAAAACATAAATAATTGTGTTGGTCTCACAAATGAGAGTATATATGAGACCGTCATACACATAACTCGATATTAAGCACCTATCCGTTGCCACTAACCTTACTATTTGACCACGAAAGATCCAAGACTTCACCGCTATGGCCTTGAAACTCATGAAGAGGCTTTTCTTCCAGTTTGAAAACATTCAAAGGAAAGATGACGCACGCAGAATCCTCTGATTTTCTTAAGCTTTTCAGTCGGCTCTTTTTAAATTTATTGACACTCGTTGGTTCCAACTCCCCAAGATGATTTGCCGTAAAATAAACATGTGAACTATCCGCATCAGGAACATGAACTAAATCCGACCTGTGTGACTCAATCACTTGCCATATCCTGACTATTTCATCTTCACCGGCACTAGCCAGAAGCTGACCATCAGGACTGAACTTCATGGTTAAGATAGCACCCTCGTGCGCAACAATATCTTGCCCCTTATAAAGTGCAGAAAATTCCTTGGATTGCTTCCTGTAAGAACGAACCTTAGAAATTTGAGTCTTACCCCTTGAAGACGGTAGCATCCCATCATCTTCTACGTAATTGGTATCACCTTGTTTTGTAACAGCAACATTTGCCATGATACCTAATCTTGTCAACAACCCTTTCTTCACTTTTTTGCTTCTTGCTGGCTTATTAGATGTCATGCCAATATCTCGTATCAATACACTTTGACCTAATACAGATTGACCGAGAATCCTCTCAAATTCATCCCCACTCATGGATTGATCAGGCCCCGCCTCTCTAAGTCTTCCGAACAACCAGTCTTGTGTATATTCATCAACATCATACTCCGTTCCACATTCCAAATTCCTAATCCTCGGGACTAAATTTTCATCCATGGTCATGTCAAATACGTCTTGTATATCACTCGAGCAACAAGATGTTGAAGAATGACTACTCAACGACCTCAACTCACGAAAACTCAACCTCGAAACTAGCCTTCTAATTTCCTTAACTTTGTTATTACCCACGAATTCTCCCCCAAACTTGTCACGACTCTCGCTCCCAACTTCATCCAACCCATCATTCTGAGCTAAACCCATCAATTTCAAGAGGTTCTGGCGGCGGTCATGAATCCTTCCAGGGCTCTTGATCCACACCTCGTAACCTAAATTACTACGATTCAAACCCTCAACAACCCGTGACTCGGAATCAGAATTCTCTACCCCATCTGATCCTGAATCAGAGACAGGGGTAGCATACTCCTTTGTATCAAAGAATTGGTCATCTTCTTCACTTAGACTTTCCATATATCACAATTCCTATGTTCTTCAATCCAACAATCTACAATACACCCAATTTCCTCAATtatcaacataaacaacaaaaTCCCATCTTCATTTGACCATAATTTCTAtgtctcgatcatttgtttaccttttttttattctttgtgagcggtattttaatcaaagataaacaaataattgggatGAAGGGTATAGCAAAGAATTCAACTCATGTTCAACACATATCTCAATTTCATGTAATTGAACCAAATTCCAAACACAATTAATAACAAAGCTTCAAAATTTCATCACATATACCCTAATAATCAAAAGGGGGTAAGCTAAATTAACTTAATTACGTCGTCCATTCCATTTGATTGCACGCGTTTTTCAAAAATATATGCAAGGGGAATTTAGAAAAAAACGTATACAATCAAATGAAACAGAGAAAACAATAATTTATGTATGTCATGGGTCAATAACTGCATGAGAAATTAACTACACCGTTGTTTCATGCATTTATTCAAAACTCATGGCACGTAATTTGAACAAACGTATGGAAATGACGTAAAATGAGGGTAACAAACAAGCAAATTGATATATAAGGAAATATGAATAAAAAGAATCATTAAATCAATAACATACCTAGAGAGATTCAAACACCCAAAAGGATAATTGGGGATTTACAGCAAAAAAGTGGAGTTTGAAGTTTGAACAATGGGGAAATGCAGAAATTGGAAGGGATAAATGGGAATTAATTAACTAGTTGAGATATTTTAGAGTAATTAAATTGAATCAACTAGTTAATTAATTGACTTAGTGATTGATTAAGGAGTTCGTCGTAGTAAATTAAATTAAGAAGAAAGGAAATAAATGCATGAAAAAGTCTAGGGAGAGAAAGCGAGGGAGAAGAGGTTGTTAAGTTTGGTGTAAGGCGGTCTTACATATATGTAAAACGGCTGATTAAATAACTACTTTTTTATTTATATAGGCATGAT contains:
- the LOC141586186 gene encoding uncharacterized protein LOC141586186, with amino-acid sequence MESLSEEDDQFFDTKEYATPVSDSGSDGVENSDSESRVVEGLNRSNLGYEVWIKSPGRIHDRRQNLLKLMGLAQNDGLDEVGSESRDKFGGEFVGNNKVKEIRRLVSRLSFRELRSLSSHSSTSCCSSDIQDVFDMTMDENLVPRIRNLECGTEYDVDEYTQDWLFGRLREAGPDQSMSGDEFERILGQSVLGQSVLIRDIGMTSNKPARSKKVKKGLLTRLGIMANVAVTKQGDTNYVEDDGMLPSSRGKTQISKVRSYRKQSKEFSALYKGQDIVAHEGAILTMKFSPDGQLLASAGEDEIVRIWQVIESHRSDLVHVPDADSSHVYFTANHLGELEPTSVNKFKKSRLKSLRKSEDSACVIFPLNVFKLEEKPLHEFQGHSGEVLDLSWSNSKCILSSSADKTVRLWRVGFNECLQVFSHNNFVTRVQFNPVDENYFISGSVDGKVRSWSISGCKVVDWTDIKEIVTAICYKPDGKGAIIGSIAGDCYFYDTSDNRLQMTDQTSLQGKKKTACRRITAFQFSDGDPTKLIVTTADSHVQIFQGVDLICKYKGLRNAGSQISPSFTSDGAHVVSASEDSFIYIWDSRRGPVSSQVQSKMSCERFFSNNASLAIPWCGTPSENALPCLSATSSDQDSGIMVMYSTENGQECNSPVLNSPRNRPISLGFSDPFSRKVATWPEEKLMTSSNSLKVSSTTTKSDFMFLKTACQNMAGSTHAWGSVILSAGWDGRIRVFQNFGLPIYS